Proteins co-encoded in one Brassica oleracea var. oleracea cultivar TO1000 chromosome C4, BOL, whole genome shotgun sequence genomic window:
- the LOC106341731 gene encoding cell division cycle 20.2, cofactor of APC complex-like, with protein sequence MDGKIVNNDVRIRSHVVGTYRGHTGEICGLKWSGSGMQLASGGNDNVVHVWDLSSASSRWLHRLEEHTSAVKALAWCPFQSNLLATGGGGTDGAIKFWNTHTGACLNSVDTGSQVCALLWSKNDRELLSSHGFSQNHLALWKYPSLVKMAELTGHTSRVLYMTQSPDGSTVASAAGDESLRFWDVFGMPETAKKPVQKAAHEPFSRVPRIR encoded by the coding sequence ATGGACGGGAAGATTGTCAACAACGATGTCAGGATCAGGTCGCATGTTGTGGGAACTTACAGAGGTCACACTGGAGAGATTTGTGGACTCAAGTGGTCAGGTTCTGGAATGCAGCTTGCTAGTGGTGGCAACGATAATGTGGTTCACGTATGGGATCTCTCTTCTGCGTCTTCGAGATGGCTGCACAGGCTTGAGGAACATACTTCTGCCGTGAAAGCTCTTGCTTGGTGCCCCTTCCAATCGAATTTGCTTGCAACTGGTGGTGGTGGAACAGATGGGGCGATCAAGTTCTGGAACACTCACACCGGAGCTTGCTTGAACTCTGTAGACACAGGATCCCAAGTGTGTGCTTTGTTGTGGAGCAAGAATGACAGAGAGTTGCTTAGCTCACATGGGTTTTCTCAGAACCACCTTGCACTTTGGAAGTACCCATCCTTGGTGAAAATGGCTGAGCTCACTGGCCATACATCAAGAGTTCTGTATATGACACAGAGTCCTGATGGCTCTACCGTTGCTTCAGCTGCAGGAGACGAGAGTTTGAGGTTTTGGGATGTTTTTGGAATGCCAGAGACTGCCAAAAAACCTGTTCAGAAAGCAGCCCATGAGCCATTTTCTCGCGTGCCTCGTATCCGTTGA